The proteins below are encoded in one region of Macrobrachium rosenbergii isolate ZJJX-2024 chromosome 29, ASM4041242v1, whole genome shotgun sequence:
- the LOC136854562 gene encoding uncharacterized protein gives MFPPTEGDPCSDNIDCTSGCCLMTGRRHRRPVGVCQPLRQIGEYCAPGNRLRNYYGSRVYTYSCPCGLSLSCKPAWASKLYGISVMEDPKCMPETMHPYVLAMKGYGYNSINDRHSNSIDIVPAE, from the exons ATGTTTCCACCAACCGAGGGCGATCCCTGTAGTGACAACATCGACTGCACCAGCGGATGTTGCCTCATGACCGGCAGAAGACACCGTAGGCCTGTGGGCGTATGTCAGCCCCTCAGGCAAATTG GGGAATATTGTGCCCCTGGGAATCGCCTGCGGAATTACTATGGCTCCCGGGTCTACACTTACTCATGCCCCTGTGGGCTGAGCCTCAGCTGCAAGCCAGCGTGGGCGTCCAAACTTTATGGG ataagtGTAATGGAGGACCCAAAGTGCATGCCAGAAACAATGCATCCTTATGTTCTAGCAATGAAAGGATATGGTTACAATTCGATTAATGACAGACATTCAAACTCCATCGACATTGTGCCTGCGGAGTGA